One Cardiocondyla obscurior isolate alpha-2009 linkage group LG02, Cobs3.1, whole genome shotgun sequence genomic window, GAGACACAGTACGACGCAGCTACATAAGCATAAAGCTGCCGGTATACGGCGAACGAAACGATTGTGTACCGGCGACGGACCGCATGTGACTGGCAGTTTATCCGGCATAATGCAAGCTGGACCACAGATCCATTACAGGGTCACTAGAAGCGGCAGAATTTACGGGAAATATGCAAATAAGACCGCGATTCCCAACGGCGACGTTCAAGAATGTCAATGACCGTGATAGCTATACCAATTACGTCAGTCAGTTGCTGTATTTGTCCTCGTGGAAATCTCGTGATTGTCATTATCGTCATTTGATCGacgcaattttataatattcatatacaatatttttttgtttgacataaatttattttgataaacaATGTGTGGTTCCGTTAAATGTACCAGGAGAATTTGCAGGTATGCATTGtgatactattttttttttaatgtggaatttaagattaatgtactaaaaaagaaatcttcatacgaaaaactttttttttttttttttttatcaatttttagcGACTTTGACATAATTTAGAATACAATAAGCGAGACCTTGCAAAGAGATGATCGAGTCACTTAGCATTTGAGATTTCTAGCTGCGTTCATCTCTTCGTCGACCGACCATGAATCAATAAGAGCGTGCTGCGTTTAGGGCGTCAAGTGCGTTTATAAAGCGTCCCAGTTTCTCCAGATGCTTCCCTTCAACTATGGACgctttaataaatctttaagtGCTCTTTCTTAGCATCGagtgatcaataattttaatagtcCGACAACAGagaaatttacaaattttcaattaataattcgcgcACTAACGTTTgtacatttcctttttttttccttttcttggCCCTcagaaaaatatcaattacatTCGATACACCGCAATTGTACGTCATCGTAGTTTAAACAACTTTACTTCGactgcgtttaaaaaaaaaaatatactcgaCGCCTCGTCGCTTAATACGACCCCTCGTCGTTTAATTGGAATAAAAGATTTCGAGGCGAAGAAAAACGGCCGAGCTGCAACGATGAAAACGTCTTTACCTAAGCTGCCGCGCGAGCGGCGTGCCGCAGAGCGAGGCTCGTTGGCACAGCCTAAGTAACAATGAAATGCGGCAAAACTTTTGTATCAGAGATGTGCCAATTTGAGTGGCACAATGCCCGCGGGTTTCAGAATGAGCGTACGTATGGAACGCGCGCGTTGCCGAGCAGAATGGAAACGTAACTGTGCCAAATTTAATCATTCAGTAGCCGGGCTACGTCACTGACATCGGGGGTCTGTACTCGTTGGACGGCTGCCGTTCCAGACGCACGGGAggatattgtatttttaagcAAGTAATATGACGCGGTGGTGAATGAAATTCTGATGAACCGTCTAAATAcctgatttaaatttttattcgacgcATTAACGCCCGTGTGCAGCCGTCTCACGAGTGGCGGGCAGCAATTTTCCGTCTTTAATCAAAAGAGGGCGAATAAATTACGTAGGGGGTGTCTTCATTATCGTGCTTTAACGATTGTCGACGGAAAGACAACACTTTTCTGGAATAGATAGATAATCAAACGAGATTGGCTTGCTTATTTGCAAtaacgttacaattttttttaattaaaagtttcaactaaaaaaaatttatcgctaatTATAACTGCAAGCTGATGATAATGAGAATTGAAGTAACAGTTTAATGTagtatctaaataaaataagtgtcgtagaattaaataaagtaaggACTGTTATATCGGCGCTCCAGGTAAATTATCTTCGGATCTACACCTTTGTCACGTTTATTATTCAAGTTATATCTAgttataaatagaaaaaggaTTTAGTCATCTACATATAACACTATATTGCAGACTGACTATGGATGATGCATGACTCGCCTAAGTTGCTGTATCGATTCCTTGTCCATTTCTACATTTATTCGATTTGTGTTAGAATAGAATAGGTATCGCTGCCTCGGAAACGATTAGAAAATCCTCAACTAACACCATCCCggaattataaaacaaaattaaattaattcattcatTACGTGtcacataattttattgtctgagctaattaaattatttaaaattactaacaaaattctttaaataaaagactcggttctaaaaaaaaaaaaaatatataccagAAGCTCCGAGAGGCTCTAcgacgtaatttaaatattcccgAAGCTCGGTGTCGAGAATTTATCTCtgaattacataaattttcgtAATGCGGCAGAGCGGAAACGTCAAGGCGACGTGAGCGCGGCCGAAAAATCGATCAAACCGccgttacaaaatatttcgtcGGCGGACCCAGTACAGAATGCATTCGCCCGGATAAATCTGCGAATCTTCATCGTTTCGATAACCCCGCGTATGATAACCCCGAAATTATCGTTCTTACTGCGCCGTGGGTACGAGCGGATTCGCTGATACGGCGGTGTTTGCACGAGGCATTGCGACAGCAGGGTCGCAGCCTCGAATACGCTACGAAAATGCCCGGATGGGAAAGGGTAGATTGGGGGCGGCGCGCAagcgtcgtcgccgtcgtatcgACGCTTCGACGCCCGGGCCGAGGGAGAGAAACCGATTTCTCTGTCAGTAGTGGTACAAGTCCCGGTCGGGGTCGAGCGAGAGTGCGAATATGTGCGCGCGTGCATAGCAGGGTGGCTCTCACGTATACACCACCCCCGCGTAACCgagaaaaatatgtaagaCACTCGGGCGACGTCGTGACACAAAGAGCTACGACGACGGCGGACGCGTAGGACGGACGTCGTTCCGACTGTTGCCTACCGATTTTGCCAAAGGGTTCGAGAATAAAAGTGGTGCGAGGAGGGCGGACGGGAGGGTGTAACGGACTGTGAGACCCACCGGCGGAAGCTGTTGGTGCACACGATCAGGATGCAACCGAGGAGGTACGTGCGGCATCGAGCACGGGCCAGTGATAACGAGTGCATAGCGGATGCAACGTATACAAAATGCCCGAAATCAGAGATGCTGCCCCCGTGGACCGCagcatctctctctctctctctctctcttttcacTCGCCCGCCTTCGAATTACGAGATATTCCCTCCGTGTCCGTTCCCTTTCGCTCGGATTTTTCCTCTGATCGTTATCGCGATAACTTCCAATCGCGACTTTCAGTAATTGAGTCCTTATCATCTTAACTGTACGTAGAGGGAACCTTGCGCAATCGTTCACGCATTTCGCTGGAGCAGCCGTATTCCgatttacgaaaataatagcGTTACATACACTacagatttaatataaaattcaaatataataaaacgaataattttactatatattttatttaattaatttattttttaatccaagtccgataataatttttaaaacaaactaATAAAATCGGATAAACCTTACTATCATTACTATGTAATCAAAAAAACCGTGATGATTTATCTGCGtcattatttgtaaaatagaGTTCCTTCGGCCCTTTGTTCTTTTTCCCCAACTGTTGCAAAGTTCTTATAAAAATCCACGAATAAAATACACaggggacaaaaaaaaatgaaaatggaaaaatcaTTAAAGCTGCATGTGCGAATTATGCACGCGGCCGTATTGCTGTGAAAACTACGATGTATATGTGCATTGACTCGCGCGTGTCCGCTGCTCGTGGATTACCTCTTATCATGACACATGCGCATGGTTGGGCAAATATTCGGTTAACTAAACAAAAGGGAGTATCTGCACGGACATGGCTTTGGTTGTTCATCACCGTACATTTTGATAGGAAAGCGTTCTCTCGCTCgagcgataattaaaaagctccgccggcagaaaaaaagaaaaaaaagaagaagaaaaggaaaaaaaaaaaaagcgttgctccgtgttttctttttttgtcaacCGCAATGTCGCGTAGAAATACCACCCGAGCTGCATGTCTCTGATAAAGTTTACCCTAGTAGAATTGGCCCGAATAATCAGCATGCGCGAGACAAAGTGCTCTTTTCTcaaatgatatttaataagGTCGCCTAATAACCGGAGTTTAATGAAGACTTTGGAAAATGTTATCttattataaatacgaaaGTTCAATGGGCTATCACCGCGATTATCCTCGTCAGAGGCCGATCGCTAACGCCAGCGAAGGTTGATTTAATACGTTGCCAATCAGAgcttgtattaataataaatgttcgTGGAAGCGCCTTGCCGCGCGATAACGTATGTGCGTATTTGCAAACGATTGGAAACAGATATTCTTAATCTCTTGTAATTTAACAGTTTACATCTCCAGATCGGCGATAAATTGTTTACcggagttttattttaattatactctCAGCTCTGGACTCTCTAATACATCACGGTAATGGCACATAGTATACCTTGTTCAGGCCGTTGATTGCCGTCAGATATgagaatagataaaaatagcAACAAAACTCACGaggttgaattttatttaatccttTTATCGTTCGTGTAATCTCTCGTATGGTTACGTattggaaataaatttagaatttaattaaattaaggtgttgaattaaagattaaatttactGTATTAAATtccaatgtttttttttgctctctatctttttttgttgAGCAGTTCtgagaaaaaagatttaatagatCGTTTCCGAGTAGttgttgaaaaatttagaaattatcttaattaagcGGATCCAAGATTagaatttatattgaatataaaCAGAGTCATTGAAAGcagtaatttttatctctttctttttattaccttgTCTTGTAAAAGTAACGTTGAAATTGTACTACGAgagaaaactattttactcgCGAACCGACGTTATATGGATTAACTTTTAATACGCTGGAGGAAACAGTGACCGCTGAGTGAATATGCTAAAAGAGCGAATACTACCTAGGTAATGTTCAATCGAAAATCTTACATTTGCGAAGCAAATTTCTCCGCTGAGCGCCAGTAATTAATAAGTTCGGAAAGAGGTAGAAGGTTGGTTTTCAATCGGAGATTCGCTCAGCGGCATTCAGATCGAGTCTATTGTGCCTCCCCTCAATACCGGGAAAGTGTGCGAGATGAAGGTCAGAACAGGATTCGAAGTCTAATTACTAATCATCCGCGTGGACACGGAGTCACGTGTCACTCCTAtttcacatatatatattatacttgtataatatacataaaacgtaaattaaaaaaaaaaaaaaaaaaaaaaaaagaaagaaagaaaaagaaaaatctattaaacGTTTAAACGTTATAAGTGCTACGAGCAAAGTcacgcaattaattatatgtaatctgcgaataataaaaattacgtttgaaAAGGCTTTATTAAAGCACGATGTATTTTCTAAGTAAAAGTGGCAATTTCaatgtcttaatttttttaccattCATTATACGCGCGTTAATTGTTATATCTGTGTACGTTGCTTTTACCTGGTGTCGTCGACGATGTCATGTGACGGCACCGTATCACCTCGTCGCGTATAAAATGTGAAAGTTCCACTTTAATTCGGGAAACATGACAGACAACACGATGCTACGCGATACATTTCTTCATTCAGGATCGACTCAGCTAAATTATGAATGGCGGTCGATACTTAGGGAGGGAAACTGTCATGCGGGTAGTTTGTTGGGTGTTTCCACTGGGGAAGAATTACGTGGCTtttgcgagaaaataaaaaggaagaaaggtCTTCGACGGGAAtgaaggggagggagggtgtATTATCGGCACGAGCGATCCAGAAACTTGTTCAATGCGCTTGTTGTACGTTGCACGCTGTCCGAACGATTCTACCCTGCGGAATGCAATTTTTCCTATGTCACTCCCCGTCCTACCATCCGGCCTTCGTCTTCAAAACGGAATTCGACCGACACGTTAACCTCAAGATAAAACGTTCCTTCGAGAgacttgtaaaaatttataaaaataattgacactgataaataataactgaaaaataatattaattataacgcgAGAAGCGCGatcgaattaattctttcgaaATTACAGCTATACGGCAACATCCATTGCGCATGAAAATCCTCGGAAGCGTAACTTTATCGAGGACTCGTTTGCCTGCCTAAGGACTTTGAACGTTCCTGTGTAAGGGTGCGAGACAGATTAAgaacgtaacaaaaaaaaacaaaaataaaaaaaatcttgacaAGTGGAAAAGCTAAAGTATTAGCGTTTAGGAAAGTTCAGTACTTGGCAGTGGAAAGATCGCGAAAAGGGTGAAGGATAAAAGCATATAAGGGCTGGTGGGGGGATGCAGCTCGAAAGGGTGGCGGCATGGAGGAGCACTCGTTGGAGGCTCTCATGCAGGCGGGCCTTATCTTGGTGGTCGCCGTCGCCATCATCGTCTCGAATCTACTCATCATCGTCACCTACCTCAACTTCCGCGGTaagataaaacgaaaaaaaagaaaaaaaaaagaaaaagaaacgttacccacttaaaaacaatatttatatctaCCATGCTTTAAATTATCAGATTTAGTGATAGTTTAATACTTATTGTCGAGCAagctttctctttcgcgcgtACTTATTTATCTTGCGAGATTCGCAAACGGTAcaactttataaataacgaagattataaacgtaaattgaattaattaagtaatgaAGCGcattaatgattaaatatatgcgaataaaaaaaaaaaaaaaagaaatttatttatgttagCAGACGAATAAATAACTATGAGCGAGCGTTAAGAATATGTTGCTTACAGGTCCCTCCGAGGTGATAAATTACTACTTGCTATCACTCGCCTCGGCAGATCTTCTGTGCGGTGTGTTAGTGGTCCCGCTCTCGGTGTATCCAGCTTTGGTGCGAAGATGGGTCTACGGAGACATCGTGTGCCGACTCGTCGGTTACTTGGAAGTGACACTCTGGGCGGTATCAGTGTATACCTTCATGTGGATATCTGTCGATCGCTATCTCGCTATCAGGTATGCCAAAAGGACGAAACGTATCGCGATTATTCTGCGCGTCGCGTTCAAGGGCTGACACCTTCGGGCCTATTTTCACCTCGGCGTCGCcgacttatttaatttacgaccTTCGCAGAAAGCCATTGAGATACGAGACGGTGCAGACGAAAACGCGATGTCAGTGCTGGATGGTCTTTACGTGGATCAGCGTGGCGATGATGTGTTGCCCGCCTTTGCTCGGCTTTAACAAGCCGATCTTCGATCGCGAGGCCTTCATCTGCATGCTCGACTGGGGCAACATGGCAGCGTATACCATCACGCTGTCCATCCTCGTGTTGGGCCCGTCAGTTATCACCATCGTCTACACGTACTCCTACATATTCTCCATGATGAGGCGGCTAAAGTCGGGCGTTTTAATCCACGACAAGGAGTATGCTACCGCGTTATCCGAAAATCTAAGCAATCCGAGTCATATTATGTCCTTCGTTCTAGTGATGGCTTTTTGGATATCGTGGGCGCCATACGCCGGATTAAGAATATACGCCGTTGTTAACGGACCTCCTCAGGTAACGATTCCCAAGACTCGTTTAACGTCaccgaattattaattcaaacgtATAAATTCCAAATTAATTCCCGTCGACTTTATTTCTCAATCGTttgatatttctaatttaattcgatCGCTTATTTAATCGTAGGTGCCGTTTTTACAATTTGCCGTGGTGTGGCTGGGAGTCACGAACAGCTTTTGGAAAGCAGTTGTGCTCAGTACGCTAAGTCCCCAGTTCCGGTTGGCCGTGCGAGTGCTCTGTCTTACTATATGCTGCCGGCACAGGCGACTTCCGCCGGAACTTCTCGGCCTCGACGATGATGACTAACGTCACATTGACTACGTCTACGAGCGCAACACTTTCGTTGCATTCTGTTTTATTCGCGACGCATTCTCTTATTAGGAAGTCGCTTTCATCTCTCTTCAAGGATCGTCCTCGCATCTGAGCACCACTCGCAAGACGGTTTCCTTAAAACTTCGCGCTTTTAATAaagggaataaataaaaagtcgcGAATAAGAAACTTGTAACTGTACCGATACtggcttttaattttattaataatgaaataataaatagaaataaagactatatttagaaataacataatgaaataaatattgcatgGATAATTCAGAAAGAACAGGTGCGTTATGCGGAAGCAGTtggtaagaaataaatttttttttttagacttttAAATGGGTAACAGAAAATAGAATCTTAAaactttactttaattatagaatattaatatgtttctattttttttttccttttaatatttattatggtATTATCTGCGTTTTACTTGTATTCATATAGTTGCGTAAATGAAAGATTACATGATACGTCGTATAGTTTCCTAAAGAGAATTACTCTATAAAAAAGTATTCCAATTTATTCACTTAcgaaaaatttctaaattgcTGAGAAAAATTTAAGGTACAAAGTATtaactttctaaaaaaaaatgtataaaaaaaaagcagaaaaaaaaccaaaaaagaaatcttcaattttattaataacttgtACTACTTTGCTCATTGCAATATCATAGAAACAATATCgcaaaagtaattaaactaaaattgcctactaaaattgttatattaagtCTCATATTTCAAGTAATATAGCTTAAATATCtagattgaaattattaaataatcaaaattacgattaatatttaGCTTGTCCagttttcgaaataaaaatcaacatCTCGACGGTTCATTTGTgtaaaaaaagggagaaataataattaaaaaaaaaaataaaaacaaaaaaaataacgcgaagTAGTAAAAAACATGCGAGTGGTGCAACAATAtcttgcgaaatatttttcgccgGCGACTTCGCCGACGCGCGtccatttctttaaaataatcttgctTCGCTCAAACACGCTAAAGtccgttaattaaaaatctcgtTAATCAGGACGATTTTTTGCGTCGTATACAAAGTTAACAGCAAAGAATTATTCtacgatatttaaaattaatcgtcgtCTAGTTTACGTCGTAAGGTCACGCTCAATAAATTTAGCAACTTATGCGAAGGATTACAAACGACTATTgctgcgcaaaaaaaaaaaaaaaaactgattaaAAATCTAATCGTAAAATTGATTCATCAAACAACGCCAGAACCATACGCGGGGAGATAAATTTAGTCAATTAACGGAGATGCCTCTATGAATGTGACGCGTCGTCGGCGACGAGTTTTGCGTCGTCGGAGTGTCGTCTATCCCCTTGATAACGCCCCTTGATAGAAAATAATCGGGCATCAAGCGTGCAAATGAAgagtaaactttatttttcttttttttttaatgcgcgtCCTAGCCGCCAGATTCCTatgctctttctctttcttgtcGAGAAAGCCGTGAGAAATCAAGGAACTCTTTTTATCGttagtataatttaatattaataaatatagtcgtaagttgtaataaaattataaaaaatattataaatcatACACGTATGGCTACTTTACggatacttaaaaattaacagCAAGCTCGTAATATAGAGGATAAACTAGTAGTAACTTTGAAATCGTTAACATGTACAATGATGTGAACAATTCGCTCAAGAAgactcatttttattaatatgctAGTGAAAGTTAATTGAAAGATTTGAATAAAGATTTTTCgacaagaaagaaaagatggtctatttttttttattttttaagtctAGTTGGACTCTCATTGGCTTTCTTGACAAACTATATTAACAGAATTCTCctcataaaaatcaaaatatcgTCGTTTAATCTAATTCTTAATTTAGATCAAGCGCTAGTTTTATGGGCAGTCTAACTCGGCACCTATTGCAAGTTTTATTACTAATCTTactgaataatatatatgaaatCGGTTaataacacatttttttctttttcgcatgTGAACATAACTATTGCGTCCAATTTTCGCATGTTTACGTAAACCGTGACAACTCGAAGCGCAATTTTGAATGTATTGCGGAACAGCTCTAACCAGAATTGCAACTGGAATCGATATTTTAGAGAAAGGcaggcagaaaaaaaaaacgtatatgTTGATCGTATAGAAGAAACTCGATTTTGTAAAGTACTCGtgtaaaaagaagagaaaacaTTCGATTGCTTAAATTTAGACGTAGCGTAATCAATTAATACAAACGCAAGACACAGGCTGTTATAATTGATCCTATCtcttgattttaatataaatataatattaatataaaagaaaaatgtatagaaatattaattttaatttataaaatatgtttgttataagtaatataaaattaaaaaaaaaaaaaaaaaggaaccaAGTAGTcgattatttttgtaagaaaCGTAAATGTACTGACgctaacgtaaaaaaaaaaatttttttcttgcgtaatatttaattaaagtaattaattatgttatctGCTAAGTTAAACCGAACGTAACAGTTACGAAACATCTAAAGCTTTTGTTCGACAATAAGTAAAACAATCTGTCTGCGTTTTGCAAGACGTGATAGGTATTAATtacgagggagaaaaaaaaaaaaattagcgggACAATTTCGTGACGCCTATCGCTAAATAGCATGGAATGCTCGAATTTAGGCGTTCTAAACTGTCACGTAACGTCGTTAAATGAAAATGCAAACAAtgaatatgccaaagtttctTCGCTGTGCTCCTGAATAGTGCTCGCACGAATGTATGGACGCGCCGTAACGTTTTTtgacgaatattaattttgtaaataaaaaccTGTATGCAAGTCGATGTTTAGAAAGTCTCAGcttctattttttaacaatagtaatatacatatttcacTCAAGTGTAACTTTTCTCTAAAAGGTTAATCCGATAGGAATGTTTAACTGCTGTTTAATTCGACATTTAAAGCATACAAGTgtgttttgtaaaaaaaaaaagaagaaaaagaaaaaaaaaagcggaaaaaaagcGTAAAAGTCCAAAACGTCTATTTGTTATTTTACGAACTAAGAAATTACTTGAGTCTCTTAgcttaaagattaaataataaaataatttacgtgtaaaatactttattgtgtataaaataattttttccgtAGAAATAACTAGCACTTATATATGCAATTTTAAGAAATCTGCTGCAGATGAGATTTAAgttttatcttaataaatttattggaaactgcttttttttttttttaattttttaattcacctagctctcataatttttttatttaactttgcaACGAAgtacgttatttaaataattaatgtgcttaagatattttaattcggtACTAGATTTATCGTTGCTCGCGGTGGCTACTTTGAATTAATGAACGGAACgttatcgatattttattttcgtacttttaaattttatttttgatattagAATCATGCACGATTAAGCTATTTTTCAAGAAATCCCAATTCGCGCGCGGTGTTACATCCggacattagttaattataataattttttaacgataattacaattgagtgatcAAAGGCCGATGGCATATTGCCGGTTCACTTACTTTTGTGTCTTCATCGGTTAGGTTGGGGCAGGTTATTTTCTGTCCGTCTGTCTatccgtccgtccttccttccttccttccttccttccatccttcctttcttccttggcagtattctggattatcctgacgtgttgtAACACTCGAAATCACTTTACACTATATTCCACTGCTCTGTTCTGTTTTATAATCCCAATCACCATTATTCGAGaaacgaacgaccgaaagaacaacggtggattatcgcggcgattttttgcgattaaaattagaagcgcgacgaacgatcatacAAGTTTACACCTTCGACACTCGTAGCGTTCCTTACTTCCGCCGCGCCGGCACCTTTCCTTTTCGAAGCACGAAACGGCGAGTATACCGACACGGGAGTACGAAAAATGATCGTCCGTTTCCaagccgacgacgacgacgcttGCTCGCGTGCGAGacttcctatccgcggtcgaaaatacgcgtagtTGCGGAGTGATTTAGCGACACATCCTCACGCCCGGgcctccgcaactagactgaccGTTAGAGATTTTGGACGTTGGtaggaaagagagaaccgtGTGAGGGAGTGAGACAGTCGATAGGTCCGATCGTCAATTGCTCgcgcgctgtccttctcgcgctAACTTCTCGACGcaccgagctcgacgccgagttgatctattattttatttttatgcgctCAGCTGGCTCAAGAAATCTTTTCCAGGAAAACAAAGCGTAGTGCTCGACACTCTAGCATGTTTTTTTCGCAATTCCGAGATGTCTTTTTCCCAAATAAATTCCCAAATCGTTGCCATTATAAAACTCTCGTTCGAGCAGGccctgaaaataatattatataataatccgaatatttttctgcatcgtaaacgtttatttttcaagatacTTTATAGTCTGAGTCTTTTACAAAGTCacaatcaaatttaattcccttaatttttttccactctGCAATTTTGATAATGATATTACAGCCTGAATTAAATCTTGACCTGCAGATAAACCAGCATTGAAGGAGAATTTATTTACGTTTAATGCACCAACACGAATagtttattaacaaatttttattacaaacgtAAAAGATAAGATACAAGAATCGTAATACTGcgttttattatcatatttatcagcacatcgataaaataaattaattcattttaattgtGAACGTGGtgcaattatatattaaagatatcgtcacaaataattaattaatttaattcttgtCTTACAAtgtacgatatattttttttttctttcgtaattattatcaatgGTAGATCATTCTaggtttatattattttagctacatttttatacttattttaaactttatttgaTGTTCTATTTGAGAATGAGGtggatattattttcagaactgtaacacaaaaaaaattatgtattatcAGATAAATAATGCTGTTGCAGTTTATGATTTTGTGAGACTGAAGACACATTCATAATCATGATACACAATCCTTACAAATACACGCGctcttatattaaaatacacaaaTTTATAATCTGATTGCTGATGCCAAGTTTACTGAAACTACTGACGCTAAGGTGTacatgagaaaaaaatttatatacatagcACAAATGTATCTAAAGAAATGGATCCTAAAGAAGTCTTTTAAACGAAACATGAAACGATAACTCAAATTTAAGTTCTACAAGTACGCGTGTATAGTCATGTATAatcctgcaaaaaaaattaaatatactagACTATGCTAGAAAAAATGTCTGATATACAAGGCACTCAATATTTCATTGCTGTTTCGCATTCAGGAACATT contains:
- the Dopecr gene encoding G-protein coupled receptor 52 → MEEHSLEALMQAGLILVVAVAIIVSNLLIIVTYLNFRGPSEVINYYLLSLASADLLCGVLVVPLSVYPALVRRWVYGDIVCRLVGYLEVTLWAVSVYTFMWISVDRYLAIRKPLRYETVQTKTRCQCWMVFTWISVAMMCCPPLLGFNKPIFDREAFICMLDWGNMAAYTITLSILVLGPSVITIVYTYSYIFSMMRRLKSGVLIHDKEYATALSENLSNPSHIMSFVLVMAFWISWAPYAGLRIYAVVNGPPQVPFLQFAVVWLGVTNSFWKAVVLSTLSPQFRLAVRVLCLTICCRHRRLPPELLGLDDDD